The nucleotide sequence aaattttatttcgaaaataaACTCGCCGGAAAGATCCGTTTAACCCAATTTCGAGtatcataaatattttcgaTCCCTTTCATCCCAGGATTAATAAATACGCTTTTTAGTTAAATTAACAATCACAGGAAAAGAAAAAAGTCGGTATAACGATCATAGATATCTTTAATagaacatattcacatatcaagTTTAAAATCGAATAGTGTCATTCTTTCAAAGTTCGTTCGAATTTAAGATTTCGTATAACGGTGAGGGTAAATTCGTTTCCAGATTTGTTAATTCGATCGAGGACCTCGCTGTGTCTCAAATGTTGTATGGTCTCCCCGTTTACTTTGATGACTATGTCGCCGGCTTGTAGACCTGCTTTGTCGGCCAAACCTCCGAGAGCCACCTTGTAATACAAAGCACACACTTTACATGTATTATGTAAGTTACTGTTACACGTATTGTGGAATTTACTGTTACACGCGTTACGGGGTGTACTGTAACTGAGTTAACGATCGAGTCGATAGCGATGCATATTGACGATGCACAATTTCGATAACGAATTTACTGTACAGTTGTCAGCAAGGATTTCCTTGCAATATCCACGTGTCTGATGATTTAGGGAGAACTAATGTGCATTTTTAtggtcttggaatttgagagggtaGGAGTGGAgactttaggaaatttagggagatgggaatttggggagatggggatttggggagatagggatttggggagatggggatttggggagatggggatttggggagatggcgatttggggagatggggatttggggagatagggatttggggagatggggatttggggagatggggatttggggagatggcgatttggggagatggggatttggggagatggggatttggggagatggggatttggggagatggggatttggggagatggggatttggggagatggggatttggggagatggggatttggggagatggggatttggggagatggggatttggggagatggggatttggggagatggggatttggggagatggggatttggggagatggggatttggggagatggggatttggggagatggggatttggggagatggaatttgggagtttgggaatttgggt is from Megachile rotundata isolate GNS110a chromosome 2, iyMegRotu1, whole genome shotgun sequence and encodes:
- the LOC105661849 gene encoding PDZ and LIM domain protein 7; this translates as MDVNIKLSRNGGQTLGFRLSGGADFSYPMTVVRVALGGLADKAGLQAGDIVIKVNGETIQHLRHSEVLDRINKSGNEFTLTVIRNLKFERTLKE